Genomic segment of Triticum aestivum cultivar Chinese Spring chromosome 6A, IWGSC CS RefSeq v2.1, whole genome shotgun sequence:
TTAGAGATAGAGATTagagattatttgtttcctgaaaatctattatttgtttcctaaagcaaattgcattaatgagagagatccgttgatttggctaaggtaggaaagaatctattatttgtttgctaaagcaaattgcattaatgggagagatccgttgatttggctaaggtaggaaagaatctattatttgtttcctaaagaaaattacattaatgagagagatccgttgatttggctaaggtaggaaagaatctattatttgtttcctaaagcaaattgcattaatgggagagatccgttgatttggctaaggtaggaaagaatctattacttgtttcctaaagcaaattgcattaatgagagagattcgTTGATTTGGCCAAGGTAGGAAAATTAGATCTGTGATCCTTTGTCATTAGGAAAGTGTTGAAAATAAACCGTACCGGACTACCAACTCCTCCATTAggtttttttcgctggttaattttCGTAGGTTTTTCTTTGCTGGATTGTCTTGGGTGCGATCGGAGGTTAGGCCCTGGAGTGTGTGGGGCGGGTGGGGGCTTCGGTACACGGTTTTTTCGGTTCGTGACGGCTCGGTGTGAGGTGGGACGAGGTACCAAAAAAAaccatgggaggtgggacgaaaaaaaacctggaagcgagactaccaactgctccattaggagtagagatttaagTGGGATGAGGTAGTTAGTCCCACTTAAATCCACTCCCACCTGCAGCCTGAATGTTGTCTTTTGTGCACCAAAAATTTAATTGATGTTACACGGGTCACAAGCGGTACATTCTgaatgttttcaaaaaaaaaaaaattgaaaccttTTCATAAGGAAAAAACACAAACTTTTTGTCTGAAAACGAAAAGAGCTTCACGCGAGTTTCTACGGTTTGATTTACTGAACTGTACCGTCGCCGGCGGTGGCACCAAAACAGCTGGGCGTGAAGATAGCGTCACATGGTCAAAAGAAGCGGCCGTTCATTATCCCCTAATTAATCAGAAGAAAATCAAAAATCAACTCCagggaaaacagaaaaataaactcGATTGCCACCGTCTCGGCGTCGTCGTCGCCCGGCTCACGCGCTCCGACCTAGCCCTAGCCCTAGCCCTCCCTGCCAGTTGATGGTGGGCGGGCTGCGAGATCTGTAGGGCTCGTTGGCTTTCGCCGGCGGGAGGAGATGGAGGCCGGGAACGACGGCCCGTCGACCCCGGTGCTGCTCAACGTGTACGACCTCACGCCCGTCAACGATTACCTCTACTGGCTCGGCTTCGGCGTCTTCCACTCCGGAATCGAAGGTATTGGTTCTCCCATTCCCCTTCCCTTTGCTGTTCATGCGGATTCTTCCATGCCCGTGATTCTGCCCCTGTTAGCATGGATACGCTGGTGGATTTAACTGAGATGCGAGCTGTTTCAATTTTCCTAAAAACAATTTGGTTACGGTGATTTTTGAACAATTATGTTATTATCGTTGCTGTTTTAGGATCATTTTCAATTAGATGTTCTGGTTACCCCAATCGTAACAGTGAATTTTGTTGGAcaaattccaaaaatatattaaCATTTCTGGTCAATGCGCCAGAAAATGATGGGGGTAGGGGAAACAAATATGTAATGAACAATGTATTTTCTTGGGAAGAATTTCAAGGAGAAATGTGCATGACATCCGTCTTGTTATATTATATTTTGCATGAAGAAAATACTTCAATAAGTGTAGTTTTGGCGTACACTAAAATTCAAGGACTGAAACTGACTGTAGGTTTATGTCATTGTATTTTTATGCATTGTGGAAATCAGGCTGGTTATGTTATGTGTGGAACTGTGGAACATCTCTTCTCACCTATGTTTGCTATGGTTACATGTTCCTTTTCTCATGTGCATGTCATACTTAGATGATCTACAGAAGCGTGAACTCATGTTTTTTTACCCATTTTTCCCAATTGAGTAGTTCATGGCATGGAATATGGATTTGGAGCACATGATTTCTCATCCAGCGGTGTATTTGAGGTGGAATCGAAATGTTGCCCTGGATTTGTCTATAGAAAGACGGTGTCGCTAGGCACAACTGACATGTCTCGGGAAGATTTCCGCTCGTTCATTGAAAGACTTGCAGGGAAGTATCATGGCAATACATATAATTTGATTGCGAAGAACTGCAATCATTTCACAGATGATGTCTGTAGGAGCTTGACTGGAAAACCCATCCCTGGCTGGGTGAATAGGTTGGCCAGAGTAGGTTGGTATCATTATCATATATGTTTACGTACTTCCTGAGATTGGTGAAAATCATAGCTAAATGGTTGCATTTTCTCTCTCTCAAAACTCCAGGCTCAGTTTTTGACTGTCTACTACCAGAAAGTGTCCAAGTTTCTCCTGTTGGACGTGTCCCAACTCTTCGTCCAGTTATTGGTCAGTATCTTCTGAACTTTTCTTCCATTTCCTTTCAAAAGAAACCTATATGTTGACATGTTGTTTCTTTCTGTTAGTGTGACATTCTTGTGAAATATCACGAGGCTAAGAATGACATGTTGTTGTATACTTTGCTTTCCTTTGCAAAATATAAGCTCCAACATGTTGATTAAGATCTGGTCCTTTTCCTTGTTGCTCCTTGGAGTTCAGAGATTTCACTTTGTCTTGCACGGTAGTCAGAATTCTTCATAACTTTTTTTATATGCCCTCCTTTCAGGTTGAACAGTTAGTGCCATCAACCTTAAAGTGTTTTGCACACTGGTAACTTGCACATGGTTAAGCAATTAGTAGTAAATAGTAATTAATTATGTTATAGAAGAATCAGAATGTGTTATCGCTTAAGACATCATCCTGAATAACGCCTAAAAATGGAATGGGCTTCTTTAAATTATGCAATACGTTCACCAGTCTTGGATCTTCAGAAAAAGGAACCGATCCTATTTTGGCACTCTTTAGATGCCATCACTTGTTTACCCCAGATCTCTGTTAATTATTATATCTAAAATGGATAATCTTATGAGAATGCTTCACAACAGATAGAAACATATATGGCATTTCACATTTCATATAACTCATGCAGCTTTAAGATCTTCCAAGTTTTGTATAGTTATAGTTGAATGTATCAAGTTTCCTTGAAATGAGGCAAGTTTTCTTGGTTTAATGCTTAATGAGCAAAACTAAGGTATTCCAGTAGTTTTCATCATACCAATCATCTATTCCCGACACGGAATAGTTTGCACGGGGCTGCCCAGAACGGTGGCTATATGCTTTGATCAGGAAAGCCTAGTGGTGGAGGAAGCGTCCAAAGCTATTGGTTGTCAGTTGTATAACATTATGTTGACCAAAATTGACACTTAAAAACTACACTATGATTTTGCATGAATTAAGAGTTCTTTTACTGGCTAATCTTCTATGTTCTGGTATAATCAGTTCAAGTAGAATAATTACCCATCTAAGTTACCATTGTAAACAACCTTATTTTATAAGACCCATATGCAATGGAGGGTTGTGTAAATACTTTGTGATGTTATCCTATAGTATATGATAATTTTGTGCGATCTTATTGACCATCTTGTTTGTTTCCTTTTTAAACACTATATGCAGATGATGATTTGGATTCGGTATCTTCTTCGGACAGCGATGAGGGTGATGACAAGCACCTGTTGGAAGCACCATCCACTGACTTGCAACCTGTAGAAGTGCCATTAAAGCTAGCCAAAGATCTTCTTTGACATGTTCCATGTTTTTTTCTGCAAAATTGACATATTACAACTGCAACCACTGGAGTCCAGGACGATGATGCGATGTTTCTGGGTGGTTTTAGTGACAGGACGGAACCGTGGAGCTTGCCACTGGTACAACCTATCACTTTTCACAGAGTTTTGGCTTTCTAGCAGGTGTACAGATAGGAATTGGCCATCATGTCCAAAAGATAGGTCTAGTTACTTGCTGTTTTCCAGTTCGTGCAGTGACTGCTGTATCGTACTCAGAAAATGTTGAGCCTGGAACTGATGTTAGCCTGTATATTTTATTAAACGAGCTAGAATAGGCATTGTCGAGAATGTTTGCCTTGGCGATGCTCGCCTGAGCCTGGTAATGAAATTCCCATGTCCATGCTATCATAGACCCGCCGTCTCCATGTACTACTACATGGTTATTGACAATGGTCTGTTCAATTCGTGATTAATCAGGTACTAA
This window contains:
- the LOC123127900 gene encoding deSI-like protein At4g17486, yielding MEAGNDGPSTPVLLNVYDLTPVNDYLYWLGFGVFHSGIEVHGMEYGFGAHDFSSSGVFEVESKCCPGFVYRKTVSLGTTDMSREDFRSFIERLAGKYHGNTYNLIAKNCNHFTDDVCRSLTGKPIPGWVNRLARVGSVFDCLLPESVQVSPVGRVPTLRPVIDDDLDSVSSSDSDEGDDKHLLEAPSTDLQPVEVPLKLAKDLL